From Psychrobium sp. MM17-31, the proteins below share one genomic window:
- a CDS encoding DMT family transporter has protein sequence MNNKPLIIGILLVLASELTFALVGAQIKYLSQDVSAVQIVFFRNLFALIPLAPWLVSNRKTLFKTPNMPFHLLRAFTGILAMFIYTYALSHSTLVNGAMTLMLAPFFIPLIAYFWLGQPQSKLTISCIILGFIGATICLTTKSKADGPELQIGLAALILFGAVLIAISKTTISRMIKTEPSKAIVAYFSLISIVVCGAMLPFSWHELSLPTFALLVSLGISSSLGQLMMTKAFTKAGASTIGMFSYSSILFAALLGALWWQEYPTLLWYLGASIVLLAGYLAIKYNRTPYRVQH, from the coding sequence ATGAACAACAAGCCACTTATTATTGGCATCTTATTAGTTCTTGCATCAGAACTCACCTTTGCGCTAGTTGGCGCACAAATTAAATATCTCAGCCAAGATGTTTCAGCGGTGCAAATTGTATTCTTTCGCAATTTATTCGCGTTAATTCCCCTTGCACCTTGGCTAGTAAGTAACAGAAAAACCTTATTTAAAACACCAAATATGCCATTTCATTTACTGCGCGCCTTTACCGGCATATTGGCGATGTTTATCTATACCTATGCATTGAGTCATTCGACACTGGTTAATGGCGCAATGACGTTAATGCTAGCACCATTCTTTATTCCGTTAATCGCATACTTTTGGCTCGGCCAGCCTCAATCAAAATTGACAATCAGCTGCATTATATTGGGCTTTATCGGGGCAACCATTTGCTTGACGACTAAATCAAAAGCAGACGGCCCAGAACTGCAAATAGGTCTAGCCGCCCTCATTTTGTTTGGCGCTGTACTCATTGCCATTAGTAAAACCACGATCAGTCGCATGATAAAAACTGAACCTAGCAAAGCAATCGTGGCCTATTTTTCATTGATAAGCATTGTAGTTTGCGGCGCTATGCTGCCATTTAGTTGGCACGAATTATCGCTGCCGACCTTTGCGTTGTTAGTGAGTTTGGGGATCAGTTCATCATTGGGGCAATTAATGATGACTAAGGCATTTACTAAAGCTGGTGCCAGTACAATCGGGATGTTTAGTTATAGTTCGATTTTATTCGCCGCTCTTTTAGGCGCATTATGGTGGCAAGAATATCCAACGTTATTGTGGTATTTAGGTGCATCTATTGTGTTGTTAGCTGGCTACTTAGCAATAAAATACAATCGCACGCCCTACCGAGTTCAACATTAA
- a CDS encoding alkaline phosphatase, producing the protein MTTTVGCTSTTPKQTSGPKNIIMVVGDGMGPAYTSAYRVYKDNPNTPAVESTVFDDILIGRSTTYPARVSGVVTDSAASATALATGHKSYNGAIGVDVDVKPVETVMEYAKSIGKSTGLVVTSQINHATPASYAAHVKQRKMYNDIADQFFDNRVNGAHTVDVMLGGGTKYFKRDDRDITKQFNDAGYQYIDQYSQLSTVNNDKVLGLFAPVGLPWALDDSNKHRLKAMTKVALDRLDNNENGFFLLVEGSQVDWAGHSNDIAAAMAEMDDLAATIAYLKDYVKTNPDTLVVITADHSTGGFTIGANGDYAWKPQILHKLSASPEAMAKAQTAETLDVAMLNDKLGFELTQDEIDNLAAAHKQGGKALYKAIKKMLDIRTNTGWTTSGHTGVDVPVFAFGPHKNDFKGQVDNTDIAKKIFTLLGK; encoded by the coding sequence ATGACCACTACAGTAGGTTGTACCTCTACTACTCCAAAACAAACTTCCGGCCCTAAAAACATCATCATGGTGGTTGGCGACGGTATGGGGCCAGCTTATACGTCTGCTTATCGCGTTTACAAAGACAACCCAAACACACCTGCGGTAGAATCAACTGTATTTGACGATATTCTTATTGGTCGTTCAACGACTTATCCTGCCAGAGTAAGTGGTGTTGTAACAGACAGTGCGGCATCTGCAACGGCATTAGCAACAGGGCATAAATCTTACAACGGCGCTATCGGTGTTGATGTCGATGTTAAGCCTGTTGAAACTGTGATGGAATATGCCAAAAGCATCGGTAAATCAACTGGCCTAGTTGTTACATCACAAATTAACCACGCTACGCCTGCAAGTTATGCTGCCCATGTAAAGCAGCGCAAAATGTACAATGACATTGCTGACCAATTCTTCGATAACCGTGTCAACGGCGCGCACACCGTAGACGTTATGCTTGGCGGTGGCACTAAATACTTCAAGCGTGACGACCGCGATATCACCAAGCAATTTAACGATGCAGGCTATCAATACATTGATCAATACAGCCAGCTATCAACGGTAAATAACGATAAAGTACTCGGTTTATTTGCACCAGTCGGCTTGCCATGGGCGCTAGACGACAGCAACAAGCATCGTTTAAAAGCAATGACCAAGGTCGCTTTAGATCGTTTAGACAACAACGAAAACGGCTTCTTCTTACTGGTTGAAGGTTCACAAGTAGACTGGGCTGGTCACTCAAATGACATCGCAGCGGCAATGGCTGAAATGGATGATTTGGCGGCGACTATTGCTTATTTAAAAGATTACGTAAAAACGAATCCTGACACCCTTGTGGTAATCACAGCAGATCACTCAACTGGCGGCTTTACTATTGGCGCTAACGGCGATTACGCATGGAAACCACAAATCCTTCATAAGTTATCGGCATCACCTGAAGCGATGGCCAAAGCACAAACCGCTGAAACATTAGATGTTGCAATGCTTAACGATAAACTTGGCTTTGAATTAACCCAAGACGAAATCGACAACCTAGCCGCGGCGCACAAGCAAGGCGGTAAGGCATTGTATAAAGCAATCAAGAAAATGTTAGATATTCGCACCAATACTGGCTGGACGACTAGTGGCCACACAGGTGTTGACGTGCCTGTATTCGCTTTTGGTCCCCATAAAAACGACTTCAAAGGTCAGGTAGACAACACTGACATTGCTAAGAAGATCTTTACTTTATTAGGTAAGTAA
- the rsmC gene encoding 16S rRNA (guanine(1207)-N(2))-methyltransferase RsmC has translation MSTLANPSQVIARNFELFEHQRVIVAGFLDDNLPQQLCEHGAREVLAWGLDFHNHKVVSRFSQPDNLTLQFAPYFTNPSEEKWQQVILYWPKAKERAIYFLANVLPHLSDNAEIYLVGDNKGGVKSAAKQVKDYCDKPVKVDSARHCALFRANYNNTAPDFTKEDWIKRYQVSAEDETINIVSLPGVFSHGELDLGTQLLLQNLGHIKMKRTLDFGCGCGIIGTFIGLKRPQIPLELIDIDALAIESATMTLAANNVEGKVYPSDGLADLHGKFATIVSNPPFHTGLKTDYKVPEQFISGAPNHLMDGGQLRIVANNFLKYEPFMATHFAKHEQVISDNKFKILSAKT, from the coding sequence ATGTCTACTCTCGCTAACCCAAGCCAAGTCATTGCTCGCAACTTCGAGCTATTTGAACATCAACGCGTCATAGTCGCAGGCTTTCTCGACGATAACCTGCCTCAACAACTATGTGAGCACGGCGCTAGAGAGGTGCTAGCTTGGGGATTGGACTTCCATAATCACAAGGTAGTAAGTCGCTTTAGTCAGCCTGACAATCTAACTCTCCAATTTGCGCCTTATTTTACTAATCCGAGCGAAGAAAAGTGGCAGCAAGTTATTCTGTACTGGCCAAAAGCAAAAGAGCGAGCGATTTACTTCTTGGCTAATGTGCTTCCACATCTTAGCGACAATGCCGAAATCTATTTGGTGGGCGACAATAAAGGTGGCGTTAAATCGGCAGCGAAACAAGTTAAAGACTATTGTGACAAACCAGTCAAAGTGGACTCAGCGCGTCATTGCGCGCTATTTCGCGCTAATTACAACAACACAGCACCTGACTTTACTAAAGAAGACTGGATCAAGCGCTATCAAGTATCTGCCGAAGACGAAACCATTAATATAGTTTCATTACCCGGCGTATTTAGTCACGGCGAACTCGATTTAGGAACCCAACTTCTACTGCAAAACTTAGGGCATATTAAAATGAAGCGTACCCTCGATTTTGGCTGTGGCTGCGGCATTATCGGTACCTTTATTGGCCTTAAACGCCCTCAGATACCTCTTGAACTCATTGACATTGATGCACTGGCCATCGAGTCAGCTACTATGACATTAGCTGCGAACAATGTTGAAGGAAAAGTATACCCAAGTGACGGACTCGCAGATTTACATGGAAAATTTGCCACTATCGTTTCTAACCCACCGTTCCACACGGGATTAAAAACAGACTATAAAGTGCCAGAGCAATTCATTAGCGGCGCGCCCAATCATTTAATGGATGGTGGACAGCTACGTATTGTTGCCAATAATTTCCTCAAGTACGAACCTTTTATGGCAACACATTTTGCTAAGCACGAGCAGGTTATTAGCGACAATAAGTTTAAAATCTTATCGGCTAAAACGTAA
- the arcA gene encoding two-component system response regulator ArcA, translating to MQSPHILIVEDELVTRNTLRSIFEAEGYHVHEANNGDEMNRLLKQEPISLIIMDINLPGKNGLLLAREVREKDDIALIFLTGRDNEVDKILGLEIGADDYITKPFNPRELTIRARNLLSRIKSANSEDKSANVVERYKFSGWVLDVNSRSLISPTEEQFKLPRSEFRAMIEFLENPGKILTRSDLLMKMTGRELKPHDRTVDVTIRRIRKHFESHPGSSEIIATIHGEGYRFCSEHETE from the coding sequence ATGCAAAGCCCGCACATTCTAATCGTTGAAGATGAACTAGTAACGCGTAATACCCTACGTTCTATTTTCGAAGCTGAAGGTTATCACGTTCACGAAGCCAATAATGGCGATGAAATGAATCGCTTGCTTAAGCAAGAACCAATCTCTTTAATCATCATGGACATCAACCTACCTGGTAAAAACGGCTTGTTATTAGCACGTGAAGTTCGTGAGAAAGACGACATTGCACTAATCTTCTTAACGGGTCGCGATAACGAAGTTGATAAAATTCTTGGTTTAGAAATTGGTGCCGATGATTACATCACCAAGCCATTCAATCCGCGTGAATTAACTATTCGTGCTCGCAATCTACTAAGCCGTATTAAGAGTGCCAACAGCGAAGATAAATCAGCAAACGTTGTTGAGCGTTATAAATTCAGCGGCTGGGTGCTAGATGTAAACTCTCGCTCGCTAATTAGCCCGACTGAAGAACAATTCAAATTACCGCGCAGCGAATTTAGAGCGATGATTGAGTTCCTAGAAAATCCAGGCAAGATTTTAACGCGTAGTGACTTACTAATGAAAATGACTGGCCGTGAATTAAAGCCACATGATCGCACTGTTGACGTGACTATCCGCCGCATTAGAAAACATTTCGAAAGCCACCCTGGTAGCAGTGAAATCATTGCAACGATTCACGGTGAAGGCTACCGTTTCTGCTCTGAGCACGAAACCGAGTAG
- a CDS encoding Hpt domain-containing protein — translation MSVESPIDLDQVLELDILEQYTQAIGGQALLGSVDLFAGQYPEYLDELKAAYAAADYKLTAEHGHKMKGAAGAIGLARLSQWAQMLQNREDEAWLDNAPKLIECLENHYVSDIEKLRTYLSSC, via the coding sequence ATGTCTGTAGAAAGCCCAATCGATTTAGATCAAGTGTTAGAACTTGATATCCTAGAGCAATATACCCAAGCCATTGGTGGGCAAGCACTGCTTGGCAGCGTTGATTTGTTTGCTGGACAATATCCTGAATACCTCGATGAGTTAAAGGCGGCGTACGCGGCTGCTGATTACAAGTTAACCGCAGAACACGGACATAAAATGAAAGGCGCAGCAGGCGCAATTGGTTTGGCTAGGTTGAGTCAATGGGCACAAATGCTGCAAAACCGCGAAGATGAAGCATGGCTTGATAATGCACCTAAGTTGATTGAGTGCTTAGAGAACCATTATGTAAGTGACATTGAGAAGTTGCGAACTTACTTAAGCAGCTGTTAG